In one window of Planctomycetaceae bacterium DNA:
- the surE gene encoding 5'/3'-nucleotidase SurE, translating into MQFLITNDDGYDAPGLAALYHALKPIGDVVVVAPAKCHSSKGHAVDTKNPIRIERRNVEPFGEIYIVHSSPADCIRVGLRHVLSSPPDRVVAGINPGANLGVDLYYSGTAAAAREAALMNVPAIATSRYFRDDAPIDWEILGKHVNRVVRRLLEPQFDLPVGHFWNVNFPAIPGEIYPNEISFVPHGSEPHAVSFEVVEEDGQSQVLRYSAMYRDRGRSETCDVRHLFDNQLTATAVGPHTTANQQFPHNSEVSPFRAVLPD; encoded by the coding sequence ATGCAGTTTCTGATTACCAACGACGATGGCTACGACGCTCCTGGACTTGCGGCTCTGTATCACGCTCTGAAACCCATTGGTGATGTCGTTGTTGTGGCACCTGCGAAATGCCACAGTTCAAAGGGCCATGCGGTCGACACGAAAAACCCCATTCGGATCGAGCGTCGGAACGTCGAACCATTTGGCGAAATCTATATCGTTCATTCTTCTCCTGCCGACTGCATTCGGGTTGGTTTGCGACACGTGCTTTCATCTCCGCCCGATCGTGTCGTCGCGGGAATCAATCCCGGCGCCAATCTGGGGGTCGATCTTTATTATTCCGGAACGGCCGCGGCTGCTCGCGAAGCGGCTCTGATGAATGTGCCCGCCATCGCCACGTCCCGGTATTTCCGGGATGATGCGCCAATCGATTGGGAAATTCTGGGCAAACATGTCAACCGCGTGGTCCGGCGGCTTCTGGAACCTCAGTTCGATTTACCGGTCGGGCACTTCTGGAATGTCAATTTTCCGGCCATCCCCGGTGAAATATATCCCAACGAAATCTCTTTTGTTCCGCATGGCAGCGAACCCCACGCCGTCAGTTTTGAGGTCGTGGAAGAAGATGGTCAAAGTCAGGTGTTGCGGTATTCCGCAATGTACCGCGACCGTGGTCGCTCTGAGACCTGTGACGTGCGTCATCTGTTCGACAATCAGCTCACGGCCACCGCAGTTGGCCCTCATACCACGGCCAACCAGCAATTTCCTCACAACTCCGAAGTTTCTCCATTCCGCGCAGTTCTCCCGGATTGA
- a CDS encoding ribose-phosphate pyrophosphokinase, with protein sequence MYENLTILSGRANIDLAREITQYLGIGLGHVDCSNFPDGETSVKLNQNIRGSDVFLIQPTCPPVNDNLFELLVMIDACRRASAARITAVIPYFGYARQDRKDSGRVPITSKLIANLITTAGAHRVLTMDLHAAQIQGFFDVPVDHLYASPILDRYFQSLNIPDDELVVVSPDEGSIKRSLQHQEHLGGTLAIVDKRRANAMETRQANLIGGPIEGKTALIFDDMITTAGSICGAVNVVRQHGAKRIFLGASHAVLCGPAIERLQAANVDGIVVTNSCPLSATQKLPNITVVSVAELLGEAIRRVHRNESVSYLFD encoded by the coding sequence ATGTACGAAAATCTGACCATCCTGAGCGGGCGAGCTAATATCGATCTTGCCAGGGAAATCACGCAGTACCTTGGCATCGGACTGGGGCATGTCGACTGCAGCAACTTTCCGGACGGGGAAACAAGCGTCAAGCTGAACCAGAACATCCGAGGCAGCGACGTCTTTCTGATTCAGCCGACCTGCCCACCGGTTAATGACAATTTGTTCGAGCTACTGGTGATGATCGATGCCTGTCGTCGAGCCAGCGCGGCCAGAATAACTGCGGTGATTCCGTACTTCGGGTACGCCCGTCAGGATCGAAAAGATTCCGGACGTGTACCGATCACATCCAAGCTGATTGCGAATCTGATCACGACGGCCGGTGCGCATCGTGTTCTGACCATGGATTTGCATGCCGCCCAGATTCAGGGGTTCTTTGACGTCCCCGTCGACCACCTTTATGCGTCGCCAATTCTGGATCGGTATTTTCAGTCACTCAATATTCCCGACGATGAACTCGTGGTGGTCAGCCCGGACGAAGGCAGCATCAAGCGAAGTCTGCAGCATCAGGAACATCTGGGCGGTACGCTGGCCATCGTAGACAAGCGTCGCGCGAACGCCATGGAAACTCGCCAGGCAAATCTGATCGGCGGTCCCATCGAAGGCAAGACGGCGCTGATCTTTGATGACATGATCACCACAGCCGGCTCAATTTGCGGCGCGGTGAATGTCGTCCGACAGCACGGCGCGAAACGAATCTTTCTGGGAGCTTCCCACGCTGTTCTCTGCGGTCCCGCGATCGAACGCCTGCAGGCGGCAAATGTTGACGGTATCGTTGTTACAAATAGCTGCCCATTGTCTGCAACACAAAAACTACCCAATATCACCGTTGTGAGTGTTGCGGAACTGCTTGGTGAAGCCATCCGGCGCGTCCACCGCAACGAAAGCGTCAGCTACCTCTTCGATTGA